The genomic interval TTCTCAGGAAAAACAGAAGAATTAATACGAAGACTTGGGCGTGCTAAAATAGCAAAACAGAATGTTATAATCTGTAAACCATCTATTGAAGACAGGTACGATAAAGATAAAGTGGTATCTCATAATATGAGAGCGATTGATTGTGTTGCTGTTGCCGATGCTAATGATATTATGGAGTTATGTAAGGATAAAGAAGTTGTAGGGATTGATGAAGCACAATTTTTCAATAACAACTTAGTTGATGTATGTAACCGATTAGCAAATCAAGGAATACGTGTAATCATCGCAGCTTTAGACATGGACTATGAAGGAAATCCTTTTGAGCCCATTCCTCAGCTAATGTCTATTGCCGAAGACGTAACTAAAGTACGAGCGATATGTATTCAATGTGGCGATTTAGCCAATTATTCGTACAGAATAGTTGATAAAGGGGAACAAATATTATTAGGAGAAAAGAACGAGTACGAAGCACGTTGCAGAAATTGTTTTAGTAAATAATGGCCAATACCCACGAAACCATATTGCATATCAACCTCAACACCCTTGAGGATAACTTTAACTTTCTTAAAAGTAAACTATCTGATGGCGTAAAAACCATTGCTGTGGTTAAAGCTTTTGCATATGGCTTGGGTGATATAGAAATTTCAAAACATCTTGAGAAATTAGGTGTTTATGCTTTTTGGGTAGCAGACTTTGAAGAAGGCGTACAGCTAAGAAAAGAAGGAATAACAAAACCTATAATTGTAGCTAACCCTGGCTTTAAAAGCTTAGATACTATCATAAAATATAAATTAGAGCCTGTTTTATTCAACCACAGACTTCTTGACTTATATGCAAACTGTAAGGACAAAATTTCTGTTCATATAAAGTTCAACACAGGAATGAATAGGTACGGTTTTGATAAAAGTGATTTAAACGATCTAATCTATAAACTTAACAAAAACCCCCAGCTTCACATAGAAAGTGTCTGTTCGCATTTATCATCTTCTAATGATCTCTCTAAAGATGAATCTAGTAAAAAGCAGATGGATATATTTAACACCATCTGTCAAGACTTAGAAAGTGCTTTAGGTAAAAACATACCGTCGCATATAATGAATAGTAATGGTGCAATCCGTTTTAGCACTAATTCTAACGAATGGGTAAGAATGGGAATTGCTTTATATGGTGGCTTAGAACACCCTAATCTGACACAAATATTTAGCTTAAAAAGTGTGGTCAGTCAAATAAGATTTATTGAAAAAGGACAAAGTGTAGGATATCAAAGTTCATTTATTGCAGAAAAAGATATGCACATTGCAATTATTCCGGTAGGGTATGCTGATGGACTGAATCGCAAACTAGGAAATCAAAATGGGCAAGTTTTTATTAAGGATACTGCATGTAGAATAATCGGTGATATTAGTATGGATAGCTTTATTGCTGATATTTCTAATGTAAATGCAAAAGAAGGTGAAACGGTTACTATTTTTAGTCCAAAATATAGCGTGTCTAAATTAGCTAACGACCTAGATACTATCCCTTACGAAATTATGGCCACTCTTAACAGAAGGATTAAACGTGTTTACTTGAAAGAGTAAAAGGAAAAAACAAAAGAAAGATAACAATATAAAACAGCTGTATTGTGATTTTGAAAATAGGAGTCAGATAACATTATTACCAAAAAGACAAAAGGGAAAATCATTCTAAAGTATCCTTGATTTAAGGACTTGTAGGCTTTTAACTGAAAAAAGAAAATCGATAAAAACACTAATAAGCCTATAAGACCAATCTCAAACCAAATGAAAAGGTAATTGTTATGAGGTGTCTTGTGCTCATCAGCAAGAATTCTATTAGCGTGCTCACTAATAGAAGAAAACTCCTCTACAAAGCTTCCGGTTCCATAGCCTAATATTGGCTTTTCTTTTATTTTATCAAGCGAATAATTTAAAAGGTAATAACGTGTGTTTAAATTATTAGCCTTATGTACATCTAAATCGCTTACTTGAGTTTGAGCACTATTTATCCTACTATTAAAATTAGATGATAAAAAATAAGCTGAAAAATTTATACCTAGAAGAACAAGTATTGACAAAAACAAAAATCGTTTTTTATTCCAAAATGCGAGAAGAGAAAATGATAAGAATAAGAGTATGAAAGCTACTTGTCCAGACCTCCCATTTTCAGTATAAAGACTTAGTATATGTAAGATTGTAATAGATATCAATATTATTCTCAGCTTTTTGTTTTTGTATCCATTATACAACAGAAAAAATGAAACCAGAATAGCAAAGGCTAAATATACATTGTGGTCAGTATATGTCATAAATGCAGGGTTATTCCAGTTTTTAGTAAAAAAAGAAGAATACTTAAAAAGGTGTTTTATCCACCCCATATTTATCATCAGAGCAAGGATTGCAGAAAGTGATGTTGCAGAAAGAAAGGCAAAAAGAGAAAACCTAACCTCTTTCTGAGTAAAATCAAGAGTGTACAAAATAGGTAATAATAATAATAATGCGCTTTTTTGAAATAACCAAGCTGCATTATTGTGGTTAGTTCCCCATAGTAATCCCAAGATATATACAAACATCAATAAAAGTAATGACGATATCCAAGGGCTAGCTGTTATCTTTTTCCATTTATCAGAAAAACGCCCCTCAAACAACCAAATAGCTGCTAAAGAGAATACTCCCAAATCTGTTAGAAAAATAGATATAGGAGCAAAAAACGCTAAGGTTATTAATACTATCCCTTTAAGTTTCATTACTGAATGCTATCGCCACGAAGTATTGCGCTGTAAACATCGATGTCATTTAAAACCTCTATGGCTTTAGCAATTTCTTCGTCATGCTTTATCGTTGTCTCAATTTTTCCTTTTTGGTAAAAATAACGAGTTGCTATCTCCATCTCTAAAAGTTCACTTATCTCAGACTTAAATCTTTCGATATCGTTGTTTTTACTCTCTTCCATTTTTGAGCTTATCGATTCTAAGTGCTCTTTTAAATCAGCAAGATACTTTTCTCCCTCAGCGTCTTTCTCTAATTTTTTGATCGCTTTTTCTGTGTTTGTTTCATACTCATATTCTTTATCATTGAGATACTGTTTGAATTGGTCATAAACATCATCTTTAATGACAAAAGACTTAGCGTCATTAATGCTATCGTTGTTTCTTCTAAACTCGTTAGCAAAATTGAATATGTGGCGTTTAGATACTAGACTTCTTAAGATGTTACTAAACTTTTGTGGCTCTATGGAAATATCTGGGGTAATTCCTCCGCCATCAAAAACTGAACGCTCATTGACAAGTGTTTTAAATTCTGTTCTTAAGCTGTCTGGCACTTTACCTACACTCCCATCTTCATCTCTATTAGAATAATCTAGGGCCTGAATACATCTACCACTAGGAATATAATATTTTGCTGTCGTTACTTTCAGTTGAGCGTTATAACTCAATTTTCTGGTTTGCTGAACAAGCCCCTTACCAAAGCTACGTTGGCCTATCACAACGCCTCTATCGAAATCTTGAACAGCTCCCGAAACAATCTCTGATGCTGAAGCTGAACTTCTATTTATTAATACAACTAGAGGTATTTCTGTATCAACAGCCTCATTTCTAGCTTTATAGCTTTTGTCCCAATCTTTAATTTTACCTTTAGTAAAAACGATTTCTTGACCTCTATCAATAAAAATATTAGCCATACTGATAGCCTCATTTAAAAGCCCTCCAGGATTACCTCTTAAATCTAAAACGAGTCCTTTAAGTTCATCATTTGCATTCATTTCTTCATAAGCATCAATCACTTCTTTTGAAATGTTACGGGTAAATGAACGGGTTTTTATGTAACCTATACTGTCAGAAATTAATCCATAATATGGCACTGAATTAAGCTTTATTTCTTCCCTAATTATTTCTACCTCAAACGGTTTGTCTATACCTTCACGTTCAATGAGTACTTTGACCGCTGTGTTAGGCTCTCCTTTTAATACTTTACTAACATCTGAAGTGGATTTACCTTCTACTGTTTCTCCTGCTATTTTAAGAAATTTATCCCCTGCAATAAGCCCTGCTTTATCTGCAGGAAAACCTTCATAGGGCTCACTAACATAAACCCAATCTCCATTCTTAGAAATAACAGCTCCTATACCGCCATACTGACCTGTGGTCATAAATTCAAAATCTTCTTTTTCTGACTCAGGAATATATGTGGTGTAAGGATCCAAAGATTCTAACATAGCATCTATACCTGTTTTCATTAATTCACCTGGGTCAGTTTCATCAACATAAAAGATATTTAACTCTTTGTAAAGGGAACTAAAAATGTCAAGGTTTTTAGAAATCTCAAAAAAGTTATCTACAAAGCCTAACGAAAGAATACTTGCTAAGAATAAGCTTAGTATGAGTGTGTATTTTTTAATTTTTTTCATTTTCAAATTTGAGTATTAAGGAACAGGATCATGCCCATGACCTCCCCAAGGGTGACATGTCGAAATTCGCTTAATGGTTAACCATAAGCCTTTGTAAGGCCCATGTTTCTTAATTGCTTGAAGTCCATATTCAGAACAACTAGGAGTGTATCTACATCTGGGAGAAAACAAAGGAGATATCGCTCCTTTATAAAACAAAATTAAACCTTGCAGCAACACTGAAAATAGTCGGTTCATACTTCATCTGCTAAACGTTGTAAAGTTACACTTATTTTATCTTCAATTTCAGCAAAGGATAAAATGCTTGGCAACGTATATACTAACATTAAATTGATAGTCTTATTGTTTTGTTCTAGAGAATTTAATAGTGTGGATTTTTGTGTACGGTATGCTTCTCTTATCAATCGTTTAACATGATTTCTTTGGCTGGCTTTAGGGAGCCTTTTTTTAGGAACACTTATAGCAACCCTGAGTGGGGTGTCTAAGGTGTTATCTTCATGCCATATTGCTTTGAAAGGGAATTCATAAAAACGTTCACCCTCCAAAAAAAGAGATTCAATTCGTCGTGAACTGCAAAGCCTATCTACTTTTGAGAAACGATGTGAGGCCATACGAATGAAAGGTTAAATTAACGCTTATTAACCTGTTTAATATATTGTTCTAGCGCCATAGTCATAGATGGGTTTTCTGGGCTAGGAGCTTTTATATTCAATTTAAGTCCAGCATCGGCAACAGCCTTTGAGGTGGTTGGACCAAATGCAGCAATTCGTGTGTCGTTTTGCTTGTAATTGGGGTAATTCTGATACAAAGACTTTATCCCTGAAGGAGAATAAAACACTAGTATATCATAAAATACATTTTCTAAATCTGAAA from Flavobacteriales bacterium carries:
- a CDS encoding thymidine kinase; this encodes MFLEKNKIRKGSIEVICGSMFSGKTEELIRRLGRAKIAKQNVIICKPSIEDRYDKDKVVSHNMRAIDCVAVADANDIMELCKDKEVVGIDEAQFFNNNLVDVCNRLANQGIRVIIAALDMDYEGNPFEPIPQLMSIAEDVTKVRAICIQCGDLANYSYRIVDKGEQILLGEKNEYEARCRNCFSK
- the alr gene encoding alanine racemase — encoded protein: MANTHETILHINLNTLEDNFNFLKSKLSDGVKTIAVVKAFAYGLGDIEISKHLEKLGVYAFWVADFEEGVQLRKEGITKPIIVANPGFKSLDTIIKYKLEPVLFNHRLLDLYANCKDKISVHIKFNTGMNRYGFDKSDLNDLIYKLNKNPQLHIESVCSHLSSSNDLSKDESSKKQMDIFNTICQDLESALGKNIPSHIMNSNGAIRFSTNSNEWVRMGIALYGGLEHPNLTQIFSLKSVVSQIRFIEKGQSVGYQSSFIAEKDMHIAIIPVGYADGLNRKLGNQNGQVFIKDTACRIIGDISMDSFIADISNVNAKEGETVTIFSPKYSVSKLANDLDTIPYEIMATLNRRIKRVYLKE
- a CDS encoding O-antigen ligase family protein; protein product: MKLKGIVLITLAFFAPISIFLTDLGVFSLAAIWLFEGRFSDKWKKITASPWISSLLLLMFVYILGLLWGTNHNNAAWLFQKSALLLLLPILYTLDFTQKEVRFSLFAFLSATSLSAILALMINMGWIKHLFKYSSFFTKNWNNPAFMTYTDHNVYLAFAILVSFFLLYNGYKNKKLRIILISITILHILSLYTENGRSGQVAFILLFLSFSLLAFWNKKRFLFLSILVLLGINFSAYFLSSNFNSRINSAQTQVSDLDVHKANNLNTRYYLLNYSLDKIKEKPILGYGTGSFVEEFSSISEHANRILADEHKTPHNNYLFIWFEIGLIGLLVFLSIFFFQLKAYKSLNQGYFRMIFPFVFLVIMLSDSYFQNHNTAVLYCYLSFVFSFYSFK
- a CDS encoding S41 family peptidase — protein: MKKIKKYTLILSLFLASILSLGFVDNFFEISKNLDIFSSLYKELNIFYVDETDPGELMKTGIDAMLESLDPYTTYIPESEKEDFEFMTTGQYGGIGAVISKNGDWVYVSEPYEGFPADKAGLIAGDKFLKIAGETVEGKSTSDVSKVLKGEPNTAVKVLIEREGIDKPFEVEIIREEIKLNSVPYYGLISDSIGYIKTRSFTRNISKEVIDAYEEMNANDELKGLVLDLRGNPGGLLNEAISMANIFIDRGQEIVFTKGKIKDWDKSYKARNEAVDTEIPLVVLINRSSASASEIVSGAVQDFDRGVVIGQRSFGKGLVQQTRKLSYNAQLKVTTAKYYIPSGRCIQALDYSNRDEDGSVGKVPDSLRTEFKTLVNERSVFDGGGITPDISIEPQKFSNILRSLVSKRHIFNFANEFRRNNDSINDAKSFVIKDDVYDQFKQYLNDKEYEYETNTEKAIKKLEKDAEGEKYLADLKEHLESISSKMEESKNNDIERFKSEISELLEMEIATRYFYQKGKIETTIKHDEEIAKAIEVLNDIDVYSAILRGDSIQ
- the yidD gene encoding membrane protein insertion efficiency factor YidD; translation: MNRLFSVLLQGLILFYKGAISPLFSPRCRYTPSCSEYGLQAIKKHGPYKGLWLTIKRISTCHPWGGHGHDPVP
- the rnpA gene encoding ribonuclease P protein component, coding for MASHRFSKVDRLCSSRRIESLFLEGERFYEFPFKAIWHEDNTLDTPLRVAISVPKKRLPKASQRNHVKRLIREAYRTQKSTLLNSLEQNNKTINLMLVYTLPSILSFAEIEDKISVTLQRLADEV